The genomic DNA ATactcatttttaattcaaacctCAGCGTCTACATCTCTGAAACACAGCTACAGCTAAAAACCTTTATTATTAGGCTGTTCATCTCCCTTTAGTCTCAAATGACTCAagattatttacattattttccatGGTTGGCCTTATCTTATGGTATGCATTTGATTCTAATGTTTTAAAGAAGTGAATGTGGCTGCAGTTTATTTCAGTCTGTTTGACCGGAGAATAATAAAAGTGAATAATACTGTTTGCCCTAAATGATATAAGTATTTGCAACATGGGCGTTTCCCTTATATGTTGAAGCAACAAAACGTGTTGAacatctaaagaaaaaaaaaaatgcatgtgatcTGTAGTTAATGATATAAAATATGTGTGTGGATTAAATGCCATCGCTCATTGCAACAACTTGCAtaccaaataaatgtttttctaacAGAACAAACACAATTTCTTAAACATGTCCAAATATGTAAAACTACTGCCATGACAACAGCTAGGAAAGTGGCTTAACCTGATTTGAAAATATTAGATTCCCATGTGAgcaataaagaaaatatttgatTCAGTCACCTTAACGCTGCAGTCTGTAATCTTTACTCTCAAAAgtgccattttgcctaatctcacctggattaaaggcCTTCCAGAGCCGGGGGGAAAAAATGCCTTCTCaatgataatatttttaaaattatatacatttaaagttatattgaataatgttatataaacatgtttttaagttAACTTATttaaagggctacaaaaaataaatttaatttgatAACATATGACGatgttggtcaacacatgctaaataAATCATTACCCACagaaataaaatctattttttgtttagttatcttaccagaaTTCAAACTTAAGGTAAGCCACAGGTGCAATGAAAGTCGATAGTTGCAGGAGGTGGAGTACTAAGAGTAcaaaggtggcagagttatttacttttaggttaacaaatggttttgtcataattttatttgaagtgtaTGTCATTAATCACCattaccctctgtaagaaacaACAATTAAGTATTGTAatattttctctaaaattatAAGGAGCCATTTCAaaaaagtcaaagagccacatgaggctccagagccacaggttgcagacccctgcattGCTTTAGCCTGTAGTGTAAATTCTCAATTTTTGGTTTCGGACtgactttaaaatgttaaataaactaaataatgaACATGAAATTGTTTATAACCCTATTTGCatttagtataaaaaaaaaatcaacaggtCATCATGGAAGCAAACCTAAAATGACCTGGAGGGGATCAGTACCTTTGTTAGTCAGATGAGGGCGTGTGAGCACTAAAATAACatcctacattacagtaaacATCAAATAAAGGAGCAGTCATTATTATGGTGTTGATTTTACAGTTTAATTGCTggcattgaaaataaataaaataaatgaacaattaaTTCCTTCTTTAGTGTTTAAGCTCCTCTGAGCAAGGCAGTTTAGCTGGTTTCAGATGAAGATGCAGGTTGCTCCATTATAATGCATGAGTGATGGAGAGGCCACGTTTAAAACATGTTAGTTTAgcacatcatcatcaccacacacacacacaacatgatACCTGTCGTCATAACAGTGACAATGCAGGGTGTGTTGTACGCTTGCGTGAAACGTCAGAGGTGTATGTATGcggctggaggaggaggaggaggaggaagaggaggatgggACATCATCGCTGATGCTGATGCGAGAGCATTTCACCGTCTGTGATCAACATCGATGGAATGACTTCTAAATGATGGAGCTGCTCGGATTGACTTCTACTCCGTCTGTTCTCTTCACGGTGGATTAGGGCGCAGGACAGCTGTTAGACGGACAGAGGACGAGGGGGAAGGTGGTGAAGAACTCTGGGGGGATTTTTGAGGCGCAAACGTCGGATCTGTCCTGTCACCTCTCCGGCCTGTTTGTCACAGGTGGACCACAGCTGGGAAACAGCTGGAAGAACACGGTCCCGGATTACAACTGGAGCGACATTGCTATCGTCCAGCCGTTCAACCATCACGTACTCACAATTGGATTCGTTCAACCGTGTGGTGGATATATAAACCTGCCGCGTTAGCGAGCTAATAAGCTAATCTTACCTAGCTGTTCGGTTAGCAGGAGAATCCCGGACCAATGGCCCCGTCCGTAGCGGGCTGCTACGCTACAGGGAGGGGTTAAcgctgtgtgtccgtgtgaagcCATTAAAGGTCGGTCACACATGTGTTAGCATCGCCGTGTGATGAAACGCGTCGTTTTACCGTCACCGCTAAACGCAGGTTTGGCTAACGCTCACTTCCATCTCCTCGCGCCCGTGGACTCCGTAAGGAATTAGCTTTGGGATGAAAATGATTAAGTTAATCGGCTGAGAGAGGCAGTGTTGGCAAACATTCGTGAGCCCTTAGCTGTGTTGTGTGGTTCGTGTTTGTTGAGGTGTTTGCTGTGAATCATGCTGACGACGGAGGAGCCCAAACACTTGGCATCGACCAGCAGAGGATCTCCCATGTCAGGAAAGCACATAGTGAGTCTTAACCCTCCACAATAAGCCAATGAAAACACTATTAGTGGGTCAAAAGTCCTGTAAATCATTCTAACAACTATTAGTACCATTGTATTTTAAATGCTAGTCAATAGTTTCCTTTTAGAATGTCGACAAAAGCTTCTTAATTCAAACAGACCAAGGCCTgactttaattattttattaggaCCAGCTGAGGTTTTCCTCTGCAATCAAGGTCATTCCACTTCAGAAGCTGGACTTACCTGCTGGCTTTCATTCACATCATATGAATCCATAGCTCAGTGTTTCCTGGtcttcttttgtaaataggaaaTCCTTCACTCAGAAGTGTTTCCTtcagcacaaaaataaaaaagcccaACAGATTTGATATTAGCTAGACCCTAGTTTTTTTACTGTGAAATATAATTAGTAACTTGGTtagaaacagtgtttttttttttttttcttcattagaTTAATTTAGCAGGTTATTTAAACTTTAGTTGATTTTGTTTCATTATAGTAAAGTAGTTTTatcaatttgaattttttttttgttttttgttttgctatgAACTTTCCGGATGAGTTGAATGACTTTGCTTCTAGTAAACACATTCAGTGAAACAGTAACACAGGTGATCACAATTAGTGTTAACATTTAAACAGACTGGGTGAATGTCTCACTGTAAAGACATTCTCTAACTGTTCAAATATACAACAAATCACGTTGTTTACTCCTTACTGCCAAACATAGGCACTTTATTCCCACCTTCTCTGTTTGATAATTAACTTTCTTTTATAATTATTTGAGTTGTCTAAACCacacagaaaattacattaGTCAGACCATTTTAATATGTGTCTCGGAAGTTGTCTACGGAGTTGTAATCTCATGACTGTTGTATAATGCCATCTGAAAGCATGGCATTAAAACCAAAGTGCGAGATCTTGATGATAGCAGGGAGATAAAAATCTTCAGCAGCTTTCTCATGTTTGCATTGAGGAGTTGTAACCAGGAGTAAATGGAGCCAACAGTTGTGTCTGGTCCTTTGGGGCACTCGCAGTGGGAGTCAGAAAAAACATTTCCTCTTGGATTTCAAACACTGGAAACAGACAATGGGAGTGATCCCCATTCAAGCAAGACTGGCCAGACAGGTTTCAGAAATGGTGATCACCAGGATCAGATGTCCCAGCAAAATGAGGAGGATCGTATTTTTACGAACAAGTCTGTGGTTTTGGAAAGCCTTCTTGATGTCTCCAACTTTTCTTGTGGAGATTTGCAATTTAAAGGAGATTGCACAGTTTCTCTCTGCAGTACGGAGAGAGCGGATTTGTCATGCACTGAAAAAAGAGAGGGACTTGATGAAAATACGGAAAGCACTTTGTCTTGGCTCTTTTCTCCCAACTTCTCCTACGTGATTGGGGAAACTATTGACTGTAAAGAACTGAGTTCAATAAAAGATTCCTCTCCTGAGACCTCAGTTGTCCTCAATGATCAGACGGAGCCAACAAGTCTGAGTGTACAATCTCACTCTGGAAAGTTCTCTGAAAGGACTGCTGAAACCATTGtggattcatttttattagtagATCATCCTCCAATCACACCAGAATCTTTAGGCGAGTCAAAGTCTCCAGGTGTCAGTGAAGAGTCACGAGAAGAGCAGGTGGCTCCGCTTGTAACTGTGTCACCTGAAACCAGAGACAAAGGTCCATTCCCTGCTCAAATGACGGACCTACTTTGTGGCAGTGCACTGCAATGTTTACCTGAGAACTGCTTCCAACCTAACCTCATCAGCACACCAGAGGGTTTTGAAGGATCCGTGCCTTTGTTGGACTCTGAGGTTCCGGATAGTGATAGCAGCCAGAGTCTGTGCCCTGTTAGTCCGGCTTCTGTTATCTGCACAGACGAGCTGTTGAAAACATCATCAGAGGACATTCATTTAATACATGCAGCAAATACTTCTCAGCAATGCAATGATCATGACTCACCTGCTCCTGGTTTCTCGGAGCAACCTTCCTCCCTGACACCTCTGGCTGATGATGTTCTCAGCCGGGGTGATCATCTCTGTGAAAGGAGCTCGGTGGAGAAGGTGTCAACGGATTTAATGGAAGACGTTTGTTCTGAAGCCAAAAAACAAGCAGAGGAGGAAATGGCTTTGGATCAGTGCTTGACTGTAAAAGAGGTCCATGATGAGGACCCTTGGGATGTAGAACCACAGGAGAAAATATCTGCTGATCCCtcagcagagagagaagaggagagCCTGAAGGACACAGGCCAGCCTGAAGGTCTAGACTGTCGTGAAGAGATTTCATTAGATTTTTCATCTCAGGACTTGCATACTTCTACAACTGACGTGGGATGGACTAGTCAGCAAACCATTGAGACAGTGTCCCTGTCTAAGATGGTGGAAGATGACTCACTGCCAATGGTCTCAGTAGTCAACACGAGGGAGGAAGATGTGTCCCCACTAAAAGCTGTGTTCGATGCCTTAGACCAGGATGGAGATGGCTTTGTCCGAATTGAGGAGTTTATGGAGTTTGCTGCTGCCTATGGGGCTGATCAGGTAAGATGCCCaggtttttctttgatttagtcttttttttttttaaataacctgCATCATGTCATGTCATGTTATTCTATGTGGGGAAACCTAGTATTTATACCTCATCCTTTGCAGGCCTCCATCAATAAAAGGCTGATTTGGTTTAAATACTTGCGTTTTATCTCAACTTAAATTATGAATCAGTACGTAAAGTCGGGTGGTGCTATGTATGTCTCTAAGCAGTGCTTTGTATTTTCTGCAGTATATTTAACATATTCCGAGGCACATGTCTGGATTAGTTTTATCCGTTTTAGTGAGTGTTAAAGCGCTTAGATTTAGCCTTTTCATTTAGATAAATCTGTCATGCATGTCATTGGTAATATATTCTGCCAGATTAGAAGCTCCTCCATATGCCAAAGAACTGATATGCAGCTCATCATTTGTATACTCTGTGCTCTGGGAATAATCTTCTATTGTGTGTATGACACATGACTTcctcatgttttcatttcagGCTCTACACTTAGTGTCATAAactttaaaaggcaattaaaggGTAAAAAACAAGCATCACACTACAttttgattttgtgcattttaacattttcagtAATGTTTGCTTCCAATACAAAATGGCAAGAGTGTAAAGTTGAAACACttaactttttattattttcattattggaAAGTTAGTGTTAGGGAACCAAACAATATGATTGTTACTCTGTGCATTTTAGACACATGAACATTAAGAACTTTTGTAATTGCTTTCACTTTTAGATGAGCATAGTCTAAAGAAAAACTGGGATGTGGATCTGaaaaattctgaaaataaattaatgtgaaATCAGGAGGCTGTTTTCACCTTAGTCCCGATGACAAGTATATGGTTTATGTTCGTTTGCATAAATGTGACAAAGTAGTCGTGAGGCAATACATTTACAGCTCAAATGAGATGTAATATGTGttaaaatatcacaaacaatACTATCCATCTGTTAGCTACTTGTTAGTTCTACCATAGAAGATGCACACTGTCTTGTTTTGATTAAGAGCTGAATTGAAACTGTAAGACATTGAGTAAATGGTATTACTCAAAGCTAAAACCTTTTGTCTCTTTAGTCTAGTAATTCCACGTCATAAACACCTCGTGATGCTGTGACAAATGCAACTCGTCTGAAATTTCATTTGCACTTGTTAAACCACCCACAACTTGTCTGTTTAGTTCTGATTCAAGCATTTTAAACATACTAGCTGGTCATTTTGTAAGAATGAGCAGTTGTTGGTGTTCCACAAGTTGACATCAGTTCCCTAATCCCTTTTAATCCCTGCGCCCCCAGTTCAAAGCTCCCTTTTTGCCTCTGATTTGTCCTGTCTAGCCATTGATATCTGGCTTCCCGGGCAGGGAATTTTGTTGGATTAGGTAGTAAATGTATTTTCCTGAGTCAGAGGAACTTCATGGTTTAAATTTGTCCACCTTTATTTCCCTTTGACTTTGTTTTAGGGAGGGAggatttaatttttgtcatGTAACTTCAGTTTAAATCAGTTTCTCCTTGTATTTGATAGCATCTACTCttgctaaaacaaacactcatGATatgtcttatttttattttaaaggtcttctgtgcctcctgttgatcaattataattggtTTACTTGaatctgtgctttttaaaagcTTTCTTCTGGTCTGCTAACTAGTTTAGGCCCATTGATTATAGAAAGTTTTGCTAGCTATCAGACATGTTTCCGCATTAGCTAAAATGTGCCTTTCAAGAAATTCTTCTCAGATTTCAGTTCTTTCATGGTCTTGATTGGAGAAAAGGTCCAGAGGTTTTGTGATGTTAGTCTTTTGCaatgttttatcatttcattTACAGAAGGTGAAGGGACAGGAGACAGACTTATCTCCAGAATTTGTGGAATGTTGTATAATGCATGTAACCTGATGATTTGGCGTTCATGACTATACGCAAGGATCCTTTGGGAAGTCAAGTTATTCTGACAAGGCCTTTATCAATACACGCAGACTCAAAATAATTGTTCTTTTTGCAAAACAATTTGCTTTCTGTAATGTATACAAAGGGCTTCTTTcatatatttgtgtgttcttgtgttCCAGGCTTCTGATGATACAAGCAGTGTGAATAAACAAAGCCTGAGAGGCTGAAATTTTACTTTTGGTCAATTAGATTACACAGACTTTACCAAATAGTTGGAAAACTTCTACCATTTATGAATGGCACAGGACTCACATCTTAAGTTAATAAGAATAAAAGCCCATTGAAGTGAgaataacttaataaaaaataattttacaagGGTTTAGAACTGCTGAGCAGTTATAATAGTAGATGTCATGTTGGACAAATTTCTTTTGCACATTATCTTATCAAGAGAAGGGTTTTTGTATGTCTGTTATGCTAGCATAGTTCAGCAATGCTTTACAAGCAAGATTTCTCTGTCTGTGCAAATATTCCGTCAACCTGTCTGTCGGTACTAGAGTATTCACAAAGAATTTGCATTTCATGCTAGGCTGCCAGTcataatgctaaacatgcaaaaaaacatGCAAGTCTACAGGGACTGTAGACTTGTTTGAGGATGTGATAGTGACAAAAGACAAACACAGCATTTGAAAGTCTAATTTGTTACAGTTCCAGGTAATTTCTAGATCTAGTTTGGTAGTCAACTAACCAATAGATTACAGTTTGTATTTGTCAAAGCTACATTTTCTATCTTAATTGGAGCTTTTGTGAGGGGAAATCGTTTTAAAAGATTgcacaagatttttttttttttttttttttttccaatgcagAAGTTGAAATGTTGTCTTGTAGACGTGCGTCTAATCAGGGAATCCATCCATTGAAAAGATGTTGCTTTGGTTGACCCTAATTCCTTATTCAATAGCCCATGCTGAACACTTTGTGCCTGAGTCGACCCTGCTAACCTCACTCTGGCCAGCCATGTTCCCTCCCTTCACCCACTGCTTTTATGTACTGACCCCCCTAATCCACATTGGAATGTCCCCTACCCTGAAATGAGATTCCACTCAAACTTATGTCCGTGCATTTTAACATAGTTTTTTTCCAAATGAGGTTACTTTTCTCATTTATGCctcttatttcatttttttactaACAAGGCTTGAACATTGTTGTTCCAATTAAGTTTGGAAACTAATTAGAAATTCCCGTTAGAATAGACTCACCAGAGGGTATTCTTCTAGCATGGGGTTATGCACAACAGTAGTCTGTGTGGAGGCGGTCAGGCGTGCCCCGGCACTGATTAGACGCAAATAAAGGAAACAGAAAAACCACAGTGCATTTGCTTCGCTCCTTAGCAGTGCAATAAACTGAGATGTTTTCCTCTCAGAATTACTGCTGTCCGCTCTTGCACCCTCTAACCATGCACATTACATCATACAGTGGTTATCATCATACTCTATAGTCTATTTTCACAACCGAGTGCACAAAGAACTGAAATGTAATACAGACTCTTTTTTACTAGTAGACTTCTTTGAAACATTTGGTTTATTCACTCATATTCAACACTTATTTGTATTCAATGTGTGgttattcaacaaataactagCTGTTCACATGACACTATTACTGAAAGTTTTAGCAAACTTAACAGGTTTTCTCATCTTCCAAGTGTGTTGTAGATCTGAACTTGCACAGACCTTTTTAGGTTGGGGCTAGGAATAGCCAACTGGCTCTGCTCGGTGCACCTGAGGGGCCTGGCACTGGCGTACAGGCCTGAAAACTCTAATGTAGGCCATGTTTCATCAGTAAAAGAGAGACTGGTTGCTTTGGCTATTGCTGTGACATCTTTACCTACATCAGTAacctttgaaaaaataatttttatgcgCATAACAAGTTCAGAAGTGCAATGGAAACTTGAGAGAttgttaatgctctgatcaCACCTCAATATTCTCTCCTTAGAGCAGCAGAGTTGTTTCTAAATCGCTGCATAGAGCTGAAGGCATTATCCAAAATCTGTTGACATCTGGTTGCCAACCACCATGCAGTTAGATCAGTCTTCACTAAGCACAGCTGTGTTCAATTCACTAAATTTGGTGCGTAAGTCCAAGGGTTTGTAACAGTCAGTTTATTAGGAGTTCTAGCCTCTTTAGTCAGAGCTTAGGGTTGCTAAGCAAGTCAGCTTGTTTTTATGCGTAGTTGATATTAAAAAGTCTTTAATGATTCTCAACAAAGCACAACTTGaacttttatttaaacattCACTTTGCCAGCTTTCTTACTGGAAGCCACAGGACGCTCATGCAACATACTTTCAGGCTCCTTCCTAGCTCCAACAGTTTTGTCAGTGGTGCATGCCTGAAGTGTATTGTAATAAGTAGTTACGGTCTTTTCGGGATGTATATCTGGCTTACTTTGTTATTAAGATGAGTACATCTTGTTCAACAAGCAGGTCCATGTATAGTTCTCAAACAAGCTCTGAAATGTTCTCTCTTGGATTGTTTTTGTAAAATCTTGAATAGCCATAAATGATAATGTAAAGCGGATAGTGGTTTCACGCTCTTATTTTATGTGATCTGCCTCAGCACATATCCAGGTTACAGATGGCTGGAAAATATATGTTGAAGCTCTTATGTAATCTTGTTTTTTAATGGTTAAGCTAATGGTTCTTCGCACAAAAGACTTCTCtgctttttattataaatataaactaCTGTATTTTAGCCTGTTTTCCAAACCTTGATCCTGCAATGACTTGCATAGTGGGCAtgtctttttttatattacatttGATACTTTAATTTTCCTTATGTCTACAGGACAGCACCCTTAGTGCACTATAAAAGAATGAGAAATACAATCTTGTTGGTTGTAAAAATATTTGACTTATGCAAAACTGACGATGTGATAGATTTTATTGATGATATTCTGGTTTTGTTGTCGGAGAATCTTTTCTTCCATAAGTGTAGAATCAGAAGCAGAACAATAAATGTTGACTTTGTCATTAAAGTCTCACAACACTGCTGTAATTGGAATGCCCCCATTTGGTTCAACATCATTTGAAATATCATCTGGAAAACAGCCATTTGCAACATCATGTGACTGTTCCTAGGAAAGATGGCTTCATGAGAAATATGTTTTCCTTTGTTGCCATAGTGATGTTTTTTAAAGGTTGACTGTACATTTATTTCAGGTGAAGGATCTGACTAAGTTTTTGGACCCCAGTTGCCTCGGAGTAATCAGCTTTGAAGACTTCCACCGCGGAATTACTGCAATTAGCAACGGAGGTCAGTTAACACTTCTTtctagtttttctttctttatgtcCTTTTGGGAGTTCAATACAATTTAAGAACCCTGCCCACCCCCtacaaataaaacagattttatactGTCATCTAAAGCAAATGATCTACATACTAAAACATATAGACATTTCAATGttcattgtattgtattttttcccttttgtttGAGATTTCTCCTGCTGATAAAACACTCTTCATCAATTAATACTACTTGGCATGTTCATGCTcgaggattttaaaaaaaaaaatgttttaaccaTCTGATTAAGGGGATTATAAACATAATTCTCCCTTGTCACACTTTTTAGACATTTGGTCTAATGTGTAAATGCATGGtatgtcccaaaacatgtatgtGAGAAATTTTTCGTGTCAGGTTGTGGCCTGATTTTACATAAAGAGAGAGcgagtgaaaaaagaaaaaggtcatattgctttttccatttcagaatgtTTTTTTCCGTCAGTTTTCCGCGTTCGTGGGAAATCAAAGGCCCTGGTTTTTTACTATTTGATACAGCAAAGCTGTCAATGTAAAAGGGAAAAACAACATTAGTCTCCTAAATGTGATTTATGAGATGTCAAAACCACCTTCTGTCTTATTTGCATGgatcctttttctttttaaagtagaTGTTTTGATGTATGAGTGATTAGCTTTTGCAGAACGTAGCACACTCGTGCATGTGTTGGTACTGCTACAGTACAACCAACTGATTGGTAGTGATCAGGCCCCCAAGATCTTCTGGCTTGCACAGTTCTGGTTACTcacaacatgaataaataatttgCTGGAAAGCGTCAGATGCATGGACACATGGACGGATTGGCGAGGTTTCAGAATGGGAGTGGCAGAGAAATGAGACCTGAGCAGAGACTTCTTTACACCATTTATTATTTACTGATCCCTCTCGAGCCTGTCTTTTGTAGCCCTTTGTTTTGCTCAAGTCCCTGTATGCAGGGAAAAGCAGCCATTACTGctttaaaatgtgctttttaaaaactctttttgcaactttttttttacaaaggtcTAAGGCTAAGTAGTGGAGTACATTTGTGCTGGTATAACCAGCAGTCAGCATCTTATCAAAATGAACAAAGCAATGTATAAAAGAACAAGATAACTTTTTGCATTTTCTCTGATTTACTAGTTTAGCTGAACATGAAAATCATCATTTGTAGCCATTTTATATACAACTAATATGTACAGATGAGATTAGACATAATTAATgtattaacagcagcaatggttagaaaacaggatgctgaaaatgtttgtttactgtaatgtaggaaaaggggtggggctaatgagaaaaaaatttcaaccacTCCCTTTTGAACACAAAGCatgtgtatgcagtaatatatgcagttgtttttttttttttggagggaaGCTCTCTGCATCAAATCATTtctttattgtaatattgtttcttgtattattgcatttgcaatttgttcgaaataaaacagtaaatccAACTAATCACAAATTATTACTTTAAGTGCCTGGTTACACCATTACTcctttacattacattacatttaaactgtCAGTACAACAACATCATGGAATGACTGGTTCAGATATTACCGGCTGAAAAAACAAGTCTGTTATACTGTAAGTGTGTGAAAATCCAACCTGAACTGTAACATCCCAATTGACTCACACACCACCGACAGAATTCCTGTTTGCTCGTCACTTTTAGATGAAATACCAAAAAATATGGCTCCTCTAAGTCTGTTTATTGCTTTGACCTCCATTCCTTCCAGCTTTGTTGTGAACAGAGGCCGCAAGCACTCTTCTAATACACTCTGCTTCTTTCAATTTCTGCCCCATGCAGTAGCTGTAATAAAGACATATCTGCAGGCTGGGGAAATGCCTTGCACCCCTCAGTCATTGCTCATGTCTGTAACAAGAAAACcttgttgagaaaaaaaatatttttttcattctaaTGCTACTATAAtgccttttttaaaattattttattcctTGGCACAGTCCGATGAGACTCACTTTTATTACTTTACCAGTCATAAAAGTGTACAAGCTGTACAAGGCAAAGGGTTGCGTAAGACTCGGGGGTATACAAACCCCTGGGTCCAATGGCACAACACTATTTGTCCTCTTTTCCCTCAGCAGGGTGCTATTCACAGCTCTGTTTACTGGTTATACGAGCCGCAGTGGCTGATGGGACTCGAGGTCCGTCTCAAGTTACACCACCAATGAGCCGATGCTTTTAGGAACAACCATTTATTGACTGTTTGAATGCAATTTGGATGTCATCTCATTGTTATACTTTACTTTTATTGCATTATATTATAGAGCCTTTATGAATTGTAAAAGTTACGtaatgtttgtcacattttgctgAGATTATGGTTGTAAATGTTCCCATATAGGACTGCTAGGCCTCAAACTAAAATGTGCTCGACAAGCACAAGAGAGGTAGGAATGCTTTGTCAAACATTGACACAGTTGCTTGTGAACTGTCATCTTTATGTGCCTTAggaaaattatgtaaaaacaaatctatgcctttaaaaaaaaaagttgataaatATACACATGAATTAGGTGAAacatttttgttgattattttcatgtttagaaactagaaaaaacaaaacaagaacaaacacACCCGCGCACACACATCTGTGGTTACTGCTGAAAGAAATGGTCCTCTCCAACATTAATGTCCTTCTCTTTGCATGTGAACATTGGTAAAACAAGCTCTGGCTAATGTTTGGCTTTCCTACGCTATTGCACTTTTTGTTTACTCTAGTCTGCACACATTAAACCTGTCCTTTTCCCCTGTCAATAACAGGCCCGGAGCCCAAGCTCTACAGTGCAAACTACAGCCCTGGAGATGgagccgtgggctgtccggaaGAGTACGATGAGGTGAGAAGCTCAACCAGCCCATGCTTTTTTCttgtgtacagtatgtgatcCAGCTGCGCATCCATTACCCACTGCAGGCCACAGGGTGAACTCCCTGTGCACTCTTGCGTTTCCCACTCTAATTCACTGGGTGGCTCCCAAAAGCTATCATTACCACTTTGTGAAAGTTCCACGCTCTGGTTCGTCTGACACGGAACGGAATAGAGTCAGG from Gouania willdenowi chromosome 19, fGouWil2.1, whole genome shotgun sequence includes the following:
- the rab11fip3 gene encoding rab11 family-interacting protein 3; translated protein: MEPTVVSGPLGHSQWESEKTFPLGFQTLETDNGSDPHSSKTGQTGFRNGDHQDQMSQQNEEDRIFTNKSVVLESLLDVSNFSCGDLQFKGDCTVSLCSTERADLSCTEKREGLDENTESTLSWLFSPNFSYVIGETIDCKELSSIKDSSPETSVVLNDQTEPTSLSVQSHSGKFSERTAETIVDSFLLVDHPPITPESLGESKSPGVSEESREEQVAPLVTVSPETRDKGPFPAQMTDLLCGSALQCLPENCFQPNLISTPEGFEGSVPLLDSEVPDSDSSQSLCPVSPASVICTDELLKTSSEDIHLIHAANTSQQCNDHDSPAPGFSEQPSSLTPLADDVLSRGDHLCERSSVEKVSTDLMEDVCSEAKKQAEEEMALDQCLTVKEVHDEDPWDVEPQEKISADPSAEREEESLKDTGQPEGLDCREEISLDFSSQDLHTSTTDVGWTSQQTIETVSLSKMVEDDSLPMVSVVNTREEDVSPLKAVFDALDQDGDGFVRIEEFMEFAAAYGADQVKDLTKFLDPSCLGVISFEDFHRGITAISNGGPEPKLYSANYSPGDGAVGCPEEYDEQNEVTDSAYLGSESTYSECETFTDEDTGALVPPEMHEDVETDSGIEATLHDPEDGGNRFSLNSELHNHSLVTVISGEEEHFEDFGESNTSELLVESSVDGHKETGDLSVNQTHEQLNGSSLLSPSAPASLPDCFQSFLREEALDFFCSQCHKQISRLEDLSTRLNFLEMTSAGKRLSSKKVARHLLQNSSMTLDTMSDLTRDILELADNDITDKMLLLERRVAELEKESEASVEQHARLRQDNLHLVHRANALEEQLKEQEVLADEQQQQETRRHKEALNKMERERGLELENMQARLQQLDEENSELRSCVPCLRANIERLEEEKTKLMDETEAMSDRLQDEIESRRKMADKLNHERHQNQKEKESTQELIEDLRKQLEHLQLYKLEAEAKRGRSPGAGLQEYQTRTREAELEQEIKRLKQDNRALKEQNDELNGQIINLSIQGAKNLMTASFSDSLAAEINSVSRTELMEAVHKQEEINYRLQDYIDKIIVAIMECNPSILEVK